A window from Opitutia bacterium ISCC 52 encodes these proteins:
- a CDS encoding sigma-70 family RNA polymerase sigma factor: MSSANHDSEIVTLLTQHQQAIRLYVESLMPGDISSDDVVQETNTIIWDKRADFELGTHFKAWSFSIARFQVRKYRYKQSKNARLVFCDELEETISEEIPSQLDNLSDHQHALRKCVSKLRPNHRELLHQRYFEKTTLEGYSSVVGRSVGVLKVTLHRIRNNLQRCIKKQLSMEGESGA; this comes from the coding sequence ATGTCTTCTGCCAATCACGACTCAGAGATTGTCACTCTGTTGACCCAACATCAGCAGGCTATTCGCCTGTATGTGGAGTCCCTGATGCCCGGAGATATCTCCTCTGACGATGTCGTTCAGGAGACCAACACGATTATTTGGGATAAACGGGCGGATTTCGAACTGGGCACCCATTTCAAGGCCTGGAGCTTCAGTATCGCCCGTTTTCAGGTGCGCAAATACCGCTATAAGCAATCTAAAAATGCCCGTCTGGTTTTCTGTGACGAGCTGGAAGAAACCATTTCCGAGGAAATTCCTTCGCAACTCGATAATCTTTCCGATCACCAGCACGCACTCCGCAAGTGTGTAAGCAAGCTGCGTCCCAACCACCGCGAGCTCCTTCATCAACGCTATTTTGAAAAAACGACTCTCGAGGGTTATTCCTCAGTGGTCGGCCGCAGTGTGGGAGTCCTGAAGGTTACCTTGCACCGTATTCGCAACAATCTGCAACGCTGCATAAAAAAGCAGCTTAGCATGGAAGGAGAGTCTGGAGCATGA
- a CDS encoding GNAT family N-acetyltransferase, whose product MNVAYQLNDSIESTAVIELYEANNWSSVEKSERLMKALRGSHSLVTARVDGMLVGLGNAISDGHLLVYYPHMVVHPDYHRQGIGSGIMIRMQDTDFTEFG is encoded by the coding sequence ATGAACGTCGCCTACCAATTGAATGACTCCATTGAAAGCACGGCGGTCATAGAACTATATGAGGCCAATAACTGGTCTTCAGTCGAGAAATCCGAGCGGCTGATGAAAGCTCTCCGAGGTTCGCACTCATTGGTGACGGCTCGAGTCGATGGAATGCTGGTCGGTCTGGGAAACGCGATCTCGGATGGACATCTGTTGGTTTACTATCCGCATATGGTCGTTCATCCCGACTATCACCGCCAAGGTATCGGGTCGGGCATCATGATTCGGATGCAGGATACGGATTTCACGGAATTTGGGTGA
- a CDS encoding sulfatase has product MKQALVFLSLLLGFNLFCIARPNIVVVFVDDHAFEAISAYGTYLKGYAKTPTIDRLADEGMRFDNFVCANSICSPSRASILTGQYSHRNGVLGLNGYINDNSPQYPEQLKEVGYETFLVGKWHLKSLPKGYDKYMVVKGQGRYFDPTFTGSEGTWKRKGYSTDVYTDIAMDWLKERDKEKPFLLSLQFKAPHHEYGHAARYDDLLADVEISEPPNLYVDPRESNSNLKKEFMKRTKFHMAHTIFKPRSGANYYERHLEDEAPNEMWPHDPNDENDKIRVAYQHMIHKYIRCISGNDDNLKRVLDYLDEEGLAEDTIVIYTSDQGYWLGQNGFYDKRLILETSIRMPFLIRYPKLIKPGSINDDLCINVDLAPTLLELAGAKTPSTMQGRSMVPFLKGNRVDDWRTSQFYTYWGATKHYGVRTDRYTYVKVAGHDPELFDRQLDPYQMNNVIGQPHNREVIRSLEAELQKQIRETEITIDELPGA; this is encoded by the coding sequence GGGCTACGCCAAAACTCCTACCATCGATCGCTTGGCGGATGAAGGGATGCGCTTCGATAATTTCGTATGCGCCAACTCGATTTGTTCTCCGAGTCGTGCGTCCATTTTGACGGGGCAGTATAGTCATAGAAATGGAGTGTTGGGCCTGAATGGATACATCAACGACAATTCTCCCCAATACCCGGAACAGCTCAAAGAAGTGGGTTATGAAACCTTCCTGGTTGGGAAGTGGCACCTCAAAAGCCTGCCCAAGGGCTATGATAAATACATGGTCGTAAAGGGGCAGGGGAGGTATTTCGATCCTACCTTTACCGGCTCGGAAGGTACCTGGAAGCGCAAAGGCTATTCCACGGATGTCTATACAGATATCGCGATGGATTGGCTCAAGGAAAGGGACAAGGAAAAACCATTTTTATTGAGCCTTCAGTTCAAGGCACCTCACCATGAGTATGGACATGCTGCTAGGTATGACGATCTTCTGGCCGATGTGGAGATTTCGGAACCACCCAACCTTTACGTAGATCCTCGCGAAAGTAATTCTAATTTGAAGAAGGAGTTTATGAAGCGGACAAAGTTTCATATGGCTCATACCATATTTAAGCCAAGGAGCGGTGCGAATTACTATGAACGCCACCTTGAGGACGAAGCCCCCAACGAGATGTGGCCGCATGATCCCAACGATGAAAACGACAAGATCCGGGTCGCCTACCAGCACATGATCCATAAATACATTCGCTGCATCAGCGGAAACGATGACAATTTGAAACGTGTGCTAGATTATCTCGATGAGGAAGGGTTGGCGGAAGACACGATTGTTATCTACACCTCGGATCAGGGGTACTGGTTGGGGCAAAATGGTTTCTATGATAAACGTCTCATTCTGGAAACCTCCATTCGTATGCCTTTCTTGATTCGCTACCCAAAGCTAATAAAGCCTGGTTCAATAAACGATGACCTGTGCATCAATGTAGATCTTGCACCGACCTTGCTGGAATTGGCTGGAGCAAAGACACCATCGACAATGCAAGGTCGTAGCATGGTCCCATTTCTGAAAGGCAACAGAGTCGACGATTGGCGAACCTCTCAATTTTACACCTACTGGGGAGCCACCAAACACTATGGTGTTCGAACAGATCGCTATACCTATGTCAAAGTGGCCGGTCACGATCCTGAGCTTTTTGATCGGCAGTTGGATCCCTATCAAATGAACAATGTAATAGGCCAGCCACACAACCGCGAAGTCATTAGGAGTCTTGAGGCAGAATTACAGAAACAGATTCGCGAAACCGAAATCACCATTGATGAACTACCAGGCGCTTAA
- a CDS encoding arylsulfatase, giving the protein MNKNLSLWFFAAFTVLSFSQTLSARLPNIVFIIADDLGYGDLGCYGQEKIRTPYVDRLAAEGMKFTSHYSGNAVCAPSRCVLMTGKNPGNTFIRNNRGMARGPVIGRGEIEGQFPIPDEEVTIAEVLKEAGYVTGGFGKWGLGGPGSTGDSLNQGFDRWFGYNCQSVAHNFYPTYLWDNDKVIELDNHAFSAHDTFREDEDPNDPASYKRFEGNEYSADLISEQALEFIRDNKDDPFFLYWPTTVPHVALQVPDDSLEEYLGEWSDPPYKGGKGYIPHYKPRAAYAAMITRMDRDIGRAMDLIEELGLDEDTLFIFTSDNGPTQGTHEGLAGTDCLFFNSNRGLRDGKGSLYEGGIRVPLVVRWKGKVPAGSESDFITGFEDWLPTLVEIVGEEAGRVPSDVDGISFAPTLMGKTQAERPYLYREFPAYQGQQSIRVGDWKAIRQKLMPRGNVEPVMKTELYNLKNDRAETRDVSGLHPEILTRLESLMKSSRTVSDEFPFPVLDASTN; this is encoded by the coding sequence ATGAATAAGAATCTATCCCTTTGGTTTTTTGCTGCATTCACAGTCTTAAGTTTTTCCCAGACACTTTCTGCCAGGTTACCCAATATTGTTTTTATCATCGCTGATGATCTGGGTTATGGTGACTTAGGCTGCTACGGTCAGGAAAAGATTCGAACACCTTATGTCGATCGCTTAGCCGCCGAGGGAATGAAGTTTACCTCTCATTATTCCGGCAATGCGGTGTGCGCTCCTTCTCGTTGCGTGCTGATGACTGGGAAAAATCCAGGGAATACCTTTATACGGAATAACCGAGGTATGGCGAGAGGCCCTGTTATTGGACGGGGAGAAATTGAAGGTCAGTTTCCCATTCCAGATGAAGAGGTTACCATTGCTGAAGTATTGAAAGAGGCAGGTTACGTGACTGGTGGTTTTGGTAAGTGGGGGCTCGGCGGACCTGGGTCAACCGGAGATTCTTTAAACCAAGGGTTTGATCGTTGGTTTGGTTATAATTGCCAATCGGTCGCTCATAATTTTTACCCGACCTACTTGTGGGATAACGACAAAGTCATCGAACTCGATAATCATGCTTTCTCCGCACACGACACATTTCGAGAGGATGAAGATCCAAATGATCCGGCCAGCTACAAACGCTTCGAAGGCAATGAATACTCAGCTGACCTTATTTCTGAACAGGCCCTGGAATTCATTCGTGATAACAAAGACGATCCTTTCTTTCTCTACTGGCCGACGACCGTACCCCATGTAGCACTACAGGTGCCGGATGATTCTTTGGAAGAATATTTAGGTGAGTGGAGCGATCCGCCATATAAAGGGGGCAAAGGTTACATCCCGCATTACAAACCACGAGCAGCCTACGCAGCTATGATCACACGTATGGATCGAGACATTGGTCGCGCCATGGATCTGATTGAGGAGCTTGGACTTGATGAGGACACCTTATTCATTTTCACCAGTGACAATGGACCCACTCAAGGCACCCATGAAGGGTTAGCCGGCACCGATTGTCTTTTCTTTAATTCGAACCGAGGATTACGCGATGGAAAAGGATCGCTCTATGAAGGTGGAATTCGAGTGCCGCTTGTGGTTCGGTGGAAAGGGAAAGTTCCAGCTGGCAGCGAGTCCGATTTTATTACGGGATTTGAAGATTGGCTTCCGACCTTAGTTGAAATCGTCGGAGAGGAAGCCGGTAGAGTTCCAAGCGATGTCGATGGCATCAGTTTCGCGCCTACCTTAATGGGGAAGACGCAAGCTGAACGTCCCTACTTGTATCGAGAATTTCCTGCGTATCAGGGGCAACAATCCATACGGGTGGGCGATTGGAAAGCCATCCGACAAAAGCTTATGCCGCGAGGCAATGTCGAACCGGTTATGAAAACCGAACTGTATAATCTGAAGAACGACCGCGCGGAAACACGTGATGTCTCAGGCCTACATCCGGAGATCTTGACCCGATTGGAATCACTTATGAAGAGTAGCCGGACTGTGAGTGATGAGTTTCCATTCCCGGTATTGGATGCTTCTACGAACTGA
- a CDS encoding sulfatase-like hydrolase/transferase — protein sequence MRSLLLFLSLVVLTGLSASAPNIVLMLADDLGWGDVSYHSPHRIETPHIDSLAREGIELDRFYVAPMCSPTRAGLMTGRYPIRFGLARAVVPPQRNYGLSTEERTLPEALAEAGYKHRGIFGKWHLGHHQAKWHPLARGFTQFEGHYNGAIDYFTHEREGELDWHVNYEPTKREGYATDLIAESASRFILEKSKEDAPYFCYVPFNAPHSPFQAKQEDLDLFGVTSKNPSKEEWLKAMVWSLDEGVGQVLQAIEKSGEAENTQVWFMSDNGGVSGVPEHNAPLNGSKLTTFEGGVRVVACVRWPADWAGKRKIENTMGYIDIFPTLLETAGLDPEEGVVPGRELDGVSLHSLLKGEARNFSERNWYSYHGQPGQDREQYGLKTAQWKLVVQGFDLRRDGITEDHEVFLYKMPGDLNETTNLAHKHPEVVKRLGQKLVAHRRLQPDDAITHFWIGRDGFVPPKDWRIEKP from the coding sequence ATAAGGTCTCTTCTTCTGTTTCTGTCTCTTGTTGTTTTGACCGGATTAAGTGCTTCCGCTCCCAACATCGTCCTCATGCTTGCCGATGACCTGGGCTGGGGCGATGTGAGCTATCATTCGCCGCATAGAATTGAGACACCCCATATCGATAGCCTGGCTCGTGAAGGAATCGAATTGGATCGTTTTTATGTAGCCCCCATGTGTTCACCCACACGTGCTGGATTGATGACGGGCCGTTATCCGATTCGTTTTGGGTTGGCGCGCGCGGTGGTTCCTCCGCAAAGGAATTATGGATTATCCACAGAAGAACGCACGCTTCCGGAAGCGTTAGCCGAAGCTGGTTACAAGCATCGTGGCATTTTTGGTAAATGGCACCTTGGGCATCATCAGGCAAAGTGGCATCCATTAGCCCGTGGCTTTACTCAATTTGAAGGCCACTATAACGGAGCTATTGATTACTTCACGCATGAACGGGAGGGGGAACTCGATTGGCACGTGAATTATGAGCCAACCAAAAGGGAAGGCTATGCCACCGATTTAATAGCTGAGTCGGCTTCAAGATTTATACTCGAGAAATCCAAGGAAGACGCTCCTTACTTTTGCTACGTGCCATTCAATGCCCCTCATTCGCCTTTTCAGGCAAAGCAGGAAGATCTGGATCTTTTCGGCGTCACTTCAAAAAATCCCTCGAAGGAAGAATGGCTCAAGGCCATGGTCTGGAGCTTGGACGAAGGTGTAGGGCAAGTCTTACAAGCCATTGAAAAGAGTGGCGAGGCCGAGAACACCCAGGTTTGGTTTATGAGCGACAACGGTGGTGTAAGCGGTGTTCCCGAGCACAATGCGCCATTGAACGGTAGTAAGTTAACCACCTTTGAGGGTGGAGTGCGCGTGGTGGCTTGCGTTCGTTGGCCTGCAGACTGGGCAGGGAAGCGCAAAATCGAAAATACGATGGGTTACATTGATATTTTCCCAACTTTGCTGGAGACCGCCGGATTGGATCCAGAAGAAGGCGTTGTTCCGGGTCGTGAACTGGATGGCGTCAGCCTGCATTCGCTTCTGAAGGGAGAAGCAAGGAATTTTTCTGAAAGAAACTGGTATTCCTACCACGGGCAACCCGGTCAGGATCGCGAGCAATATGGGCTAAAAACTGCTCAATGGAAATTGGTGGTGCAAGGCTTTGACCTACGGCGAGACGGGATTACTGAGGATCACGAAGTCTTTCTTTACAAGATGCCAGGTGACCTGAACGAAACGACCAATCTTGCTCATAAACATCCTGAAGTAGTAAAGCGACTGGGACAGAAGTTAGTTGCCCATCGTCGACTTCAACCGGACGATGCTATTACGCATTTCTGGATCGGCCGCGATGGCTTCGTGCCGCCCAAAGATTGGCGAATAGAAAAACCCTAA
- a CDS encoding arylsulfatase, giving the protein MKKSLRIILGLIAFLLLLAGCGTNSQEQAGLAGSRPNIILVMTDDQGMGDINALGNPLIKTPNLDRFYGLSTRFTEFHVSPTCAPTRSAIMSGRHEFRNGVTHTIRERERMALSTTTIAEVLRDAGYETGIFGKWHLGDEDEYQPYSRGFTETFIHGAGGIGQSYEGSCADFPPNQEKEGRYFDNAILHNDTIVKTPGFCTDVFFQGALGWIKENHDSGTPYFAYITPNAPHGPMIAPDAFKNRFLEMGYDENTAGRYGMIENIDHNFGILMDKLDVWNAWDNTLVIFMTDNGQAGRGGKLNGKSVQHYTAGFKTGKGSPFEGGTHVPAFWRWKGVLGEGVDINGLSAHIDFFDTFSDLAGAKIPDGIQAIDGKSLLPLLEDPKAVWEDRYLFIHKGRWNKGEDPNKSKFKDFAVRTQRWRFVNNQELYDIIADPFEKVDVAADHPKVIADLRKAYDTWWEETLPFMVNEDAPYSPTHPQVERYNKQLAEQGIPEWKPDPDVL; this is encoded by the coding sequence ATGAAGAAATCCCTTCGAATCATTCTTGGGCTTATTGCCTTTTTATTGTTATTGGCCGGTTGTGGCACCAATTCTCAAGAGCAAGCTGGTTTGGCTGGTAGCCGTCCCAATATTATTCTGGTTATGACAGACGACCAGGGCATGGGAGATATCAATGCCTTGGGAAATCCCTTGATTAAGACACCCAACCTCGATCGATTCTACGGCCTCTCTACCCGATTCACTGAATTTCATGTCAGCCCGACCTGCGCACCAACGCGGTCGGCCATCATGAGTGGTCGTCATGAATTCCGCAATGGAGTCACTCACACGATTCGTGAACGGGAACGTATGGCACTTTCAACTACAACGATTGCGGAGGTATTACGGGATGCCGGCTATGAAACCGGGATTTTTGGAAAATGGCATCTGGGAGATGAGGATGAATACCAACCCTACAGTCGCGGATTTACCGAAACCTTCATTCATGGAGCTGGTGGCATCGGCCAATCCTACGAAGGTAGCTGTGCCGACTTTCCTCCAAACCAAGAAAAAGAAGGCCGTTACTTCGATAACGCCATATTGCACAATGACACTATTGTGAAGACACCGGGCTTTTGTACGGATGTGTTCTTTCAAGGCGCACTGGGTTGGATAAAAGAAAACCATGACTCGGGAACCCCTTATTTCGCATACATCACACCCAACGCTCCGCACGGTCCCATGATTGCTCCGGATGCTTTTAAAAATCGATTCCTGGAAATGGGATATGATGAGAATACGGCAGGTCGCTATGGCATGATCGAGAACATCGACCACAATTTTGGCATACTCATGGACAAGCTTGATGTCTGGAACGCCTGGGATAATACCCTCGTTATTTTCATGACTGATAATGGTCAGGCCGGACGTGGCGGAAAGTTAAATGGGAAAAGCGTTCAGCACTACACAGCCGGTTTCAAAACAGGTAAAGGTTCTCCTTTCGAAGGCGGAACCCACGTGCCAGCATTCTGGCGTTGGAAAGGTGTCTTGGGAGAAGGTGTGGATATCAACGGACTCTCGGCCCACATTGACTTCTTTGATACCTTCTCGGATTTGGCTGGAGCTAAAATCCCGGACGGAATTCAAGCCATCGATGGAAAATCTCTGTTACCTCTGCTTGAAGATCCTAAGGCCGTGTGGGAAGACCGCTATTTGTTTATTCACAAGGGTCGTTGGAACAAAGGGGAAGATCCCAATAAAAGTAAATTCAAAGACTTTGCTGTCCGAACCCAGCGTTGGCGTTTTGTAAACAACCAGGAGCTTTACGATATCATCGCTGATCCTTTTGAGAAGGTGGATGTCGCGGCCGATCATCCCAAAGTGATCGCCGATCTGCGAAAGGCTTATGACACATGGTGGGAGGAGACACTGCCATTCATGGTCAATGAAGATGCTCCTTATTCTCCGACCCATCCACAGGTCGAACGCTATAATAAGCAGTTGGCCGAGCAAGGGATTCCTGAATGGAAGCCGGATCCGGATGTTTTGTAG